The sequence GGGGGGAGGATGCTCCGTTACAGAACGGAAATGGGAGACACCGACACAGAGCGCGTAAGTGGCGGATCGACCATGACCCAGTCGTTTCGCCGGTGACCGCGGCTTCGTGAGGGTGTCGCCCCGTTCACGATTCGTCGACGGGAGCACTTAAAATTGTATACCGCTCCCAATAATGTGGAATACTGCCCGCCACTTGGACCGGAAATCCCTGCACCCGATCGTCGTCCATCCGCTTCAGAGCTGTTATCTACGGGTCGAATCGTCTTCGACGATCGCAATCCCGTTGTATCGTGGCCATAGATCCGTATCGAATATTGACCGAACGAGAAAATACTGACTGCCCAGGGTCGATGGCCGCCGACCGGCGCAGCGTTTTATGCCGATAGCGCACCCATCTTCGAAGGTGGCTCCAGTCACCGTCGACGTCCTCGTCGTCTTCGCCATCATCGTCGTGGCGATGGTCCTGTTCGTCACCGAGGTGGTATCGTCCGACGTGACGGCCATAGCGGTGCTCGTCTCACTCGTCGTTCTCGGCGATTACACGGGCGTCTCGGCGATCGCGGCGCTGGGGGGTTTCGCCAATCCCGCGACGGTGACGGTTATCGCCATGTACATCCTGAGCGAGGCGGTCAGGCAGACCGGCATCGTCTCCCGGGTCGGACAGTGGATCGCGGCGGACGCAGCCGGCAGCGAACGGCGGCTGCTCGGTAGCATCCTGGGGACGACCGGCGTGGCCGCCGGTTTCGTCAACAACACGCCCGTCGTGGCCGTGTTCGTCCCGATGGTCCACGACATCGCCGCCGAGACGAACATCTCCCCGTCCAAACTGTTCTTGCCGCTCTCCTACGCGGCGATGCTCGGTGGAACGCTCACCCTCATCGGGACCTCGACGAACCTCGTGGTCAGCGACGTCGCCGGGCGGGCAGGCGCCGCCGGAGTAGCGCCCGAACTGCATGCACTGGGGATGTTCGAGTTTACGCCGCTCGGGATCGTGGTGTTCGTGGTCGGAGTGGGCTATCTCCTGACGGTGGGTCGGTGGCTCACTCCCGCGCGGGTCAGCCCGGAGACCACGCTCGTCGAGGCCTACGACGTGGAACGACATCTGGCACAGGTGGTCGTGCGCGAGGGGTCCCCCCTCGTGGGGAACCCCGTCTCGTCGGTTCGTGATCTGCTGGCCGAACCAGTGACGACCGATGGCTCGGTCGCGGAGCCGATCGATTGCAAGCTCCTTCAGTTGGTTCGCGACGAGGAACCTCAGCACGCGCTCTCCTCGGACGTCCCCCTCGCGGTCGGGGACGTCCTCACCGTTCGCGGCGACCGGCGGAACGTCAACCGGTTCGCCGATCGGTTCGGGCTCCGCCAGTTGCCCCACGAACGCGTCACGGCGGGCGACCTGGACGTCAGAGAGGGGCGAGGCAGTCTGGTGGAGGTCATCGTCCCGGAGGGCTCTCGACTGCACGGTGATACCGTCCACGAGGCGAACCTGGCCGGCTATCACGCCGCGCAGGTGCTCGCGGTTCGGCGCGGCGACAGCGTGCGCACCGCCGACATCGACGAGTACGAGATCGGGGTCGGCGACGCCCTCCTCGTTCAGGTCCGGGAGCGCGACCTCCGATATCTGGTCGAAAACGGCGACCTCGTGGTGGTCCGCGGACTCGGCAAAGAGCTGAGCGAGGACCGAGAACCGACGCCGCTCGAGCCCACGACACCGACCGTGTTCGCAACGGTGGCGCTGGTCGTCGTCATCGCCGCCCTCGGCCTGCTCCCCATCTCTATCGCGGCGCTCGCGGGAGTGGTCGTTCTGTTCGCGACGGATGCGGTCTCGCCGGGAGATGCATATAGCGCGGTGAACTGGAACGTCATCTTCCTCCTCGCCGGCGTCATCCCGCTCGGGGTCGCGCTCACGAACACCGGAGGGGATGCGCTCGTTGCCGAGTTCATCAGTTCGCTCGGCATCGTCCTCCCACCAATCGGGATCCTCGGGGTGGTCTACGTGCTCACGGGATTGCTCGCAGCGATTATCACACCGGTGGCGACCGTGGTCTTGCTCACGCCGGTGGCCATCGACACCGCCATCTCGCTCGGGGTCAATCCGCTCGCGTTCGTCTTCGCCGTCCTGTTCGCGGCGAGTTCCGCGTTCATGACGCCGGTCGGCTACCAGACCAACCTCATGGTCTACGGTCCCGGCGGCTACCGGTTCTCGGACTACCTTCGGGTCGGGACGCCGCTGTTCGCGTTACTCGCCGTCGTTACGACGGTCGGGATCGTCGTCTTCTGGGGTCTGTGATCAACCGAAGAAGCCGGCGAATCTCGGGGCGGCGAACGTCAGTGTCACAGTTGGCTCCTCGTCGGTATCGATCTGGACCGACCCACCCCACTGCGAGACGAAGGTCTGGACGAAGACCAGTTCGGCATGCCCCGACTCCTGGTCGTCGGCTCCAGATTCGAGGATGGTTCGGACGTCCGCCGGCAACCCGGAGCCATTGTGTGCTAACTCGACCGTGACGGCGCCGTTCGTCCGCCCCACGGTGGCCTCGATGACCGGGTCGCTGGTGTCGTTGAAGAGGATCAGTTGCTCGAGGAGGATCTCGAATATCTCCTGGAGGTAAGTCCGTTCGGCGACCACGTCGATACCGGTATCGCTTTTCACCTCGATCGTCGCTATCGGGAAGGTCACGCGAGCGTTCTCGACCGCCCGTTCGAGGACTTCGTCGACCCGACTCCGATGTCCGAACACGAGCGGGACCGTCGAGGTGCTCCCCGTCCCCAGTAACTCGGCGCATCGCTCGCGGA is a genomic window of Halanaeroarchaeum sp. HSR-CO containing:
- a CDS encoding ATP-binding protein; this encodes MPSDTVFLVMFTLLPLAVLLIGTGLAVTFSYVVRDSRILLAAVLFGLMASHQAVELVLWIGGSDPHQTVLGEVFETTVNLLAVVAVSVIAGSLTEERLLADSLADVQRSLFDVRPGSAPGRSEHPDDHDGTRWNLRERCAELLGTGSTSTVPLVFGHRSRVDEVLERAVENARVTFPIATIEVKSDTGIDVVAERTYLQEIFEILLEQLILFNDTSDPVIEATVGRTNGAVTVELAHNGSGLPADVRTILESGADDQESGHAELVFVQTFVSQWGGSVQIDTDEEPTVTLTFAAPRFAGFFG
- a CDS encoding SLC13 family permease; the protein is MAPVTVDVLVVFAIIVVAMVLFVTEVVSSDVTAIAVLVSLVVLGDYTGVSAIAALGGFANPATVTVIAMYILSEAVRQTGIVSRVGQWIAADAAGSERRLLGSILGTTGVAAGFVNNTPVVAVFVPMVHDIAAETNISPSKLFLPLSYAAMLGGTLTLIGTSTNLVVSDVAGRAGAAGVAPELHALGMFEFTPLGIVVFVVGVGYLLTVGRWLTPARVSPETTLVEAYDVERHLAQVVVREGSPLVGNPVSSVRDLLAEPVTTDGSVAEPIDCKLLQLVRDEEPQHALSSDVPLAVGDVLTVRGDRRNVNRFADRFGLRQLPHERVTAGDLDVREGRGSLVEVIVPEGSRLHGDTVHEANLAGYHAAQVLAVRRGDSVRTADIDEYEIGVGDALLVQVRERDLRYLVENGDLVVVRGLGKELSEDREPTPLEPTTPTVFATVALVVVIAALGLLPISIAALAGVVVLFATDAVSPGDAYSAVNWNVIFLLAGVIPLGVALTNTGGDALVAEFISSLGIVLPPIGILGVVYVLTGLLAAIITPVATVVLLTPVAIDTAISLGVNPLAFVFAVLFAASSAFMTPVGYQTNLMVYGPGGYRFSDYLRVGTPLFALLAVVTTVGIVVFWGL